The following are from one region of the Enterobacter huaxiensis genome:
- a CDS encoding DUF2971 domain-containing protein, with protein MHRAAHVYNLSFCLESDLLSQWRGYGNSQGVYLKFDDGELIASLDLTHYQVFKNRVIYTKEDSTAEARNEILAFFRQPEVQAAINADVMHEMIQATKLAHIH; from the coding sequence ATGCACCGGGCTGCTCACGTCTATAACCTTTCGTTTTGTCTCGAATCCGACCTGTTAAGCCAGTGGCGGGGCTATGGCAACTCTCAGGGCGTGTATCTGAAATTTGATGATGGCGAATTGATTGCCTCCCTGGACCTCACTCACTACCAGGTGTTTAAAAACCGTGTGATTTATACCAAAGAGGATTCCACGGCTGAAGCCCGGAATGAAATCCTCGCCTTCTTTCGTCAGCCAGAGGTTCAGGCGGCAATAAATGCAGATGTAATGCATGAGATGATCCAGGCAACCAAACTGGCACACATCCATTGA
- a CDS encoding response regulator transcription factor translates to MISILLVDDHPAICFALKVLLEKHGDTIVSTSTGENLLSQLHQQRPELLILDLELKHADGLDLLPRIKTHFPELKILVFTSQSAGIYALRTLHAGAQGFINKNMPLENVEPLCRLIMAGYQCFPEGTLFKATLVNEKSDASDALSGRFSDREIAVLNYLKQDKSNKEIADLLMLSNKTISTYKSRMLQKCGCDDLNQLISLVFREGDNENS, encoded by the coding sequence ATGATTTCGATTTTGCTTGTAGACGATCATCCAGCAATTTGCTTTGCATTGAAGGTGCTTCTTGAAAAGCACGGGGACACGATTGTCAGTACCTCTACGGGTGAGAATCTGCTTTCCCAGCTGCATCAACAGCGCCCGGAATTATTAATTCTGGATCTTGAGCTTAAACACGCCGATGGTCTCGACCTGTTGCCGCGTATTAAGACACACTTCCCGGAGCTTAAAATACTGGTCTTTACCAGCCAGTCCGCGGGTATATATGCACTGAGAACGTTGCACGCCGGGGCGCAGGGGTTTATCAATAAGAATATGCCGCTGGAAAACGTTGAGCCATTGTGCAGGCTCATTATGGCGGGCTATCAATGTTTTCCCGAAGGAACGCTGTTCAAAGCCACCCTGGTTAACGAAAAAAGCGATGCGTCCGACGCGCTGTCAGGACGTTTTTCGGATCGTGAAATTGCCGTTCTCAATTACCTGAAGCAGGACAAGAGCAACAAAGAGATCGCCGATCTCTTAATGCTCAGCAATAAGACCATTAGCACCTATAAATCCCGGATGCTGCAAAAATGCGGCTGCGACGATCTCAATCAGCTTATCTCACTGGTTTTCAGGGAGGGTGACAATGAGAATTCTTAG
- a CDS encoding ATP-binding protein, with translation MRILSGLLLLFVAYAVTGATTQEPLKLLSRSMEVIADPGLSASEWRWVREHRKIRLAVWLPMSPPYDITTGLNDYGGINADFIGLAADNLGVEIEVIRYQQYSDALDALRSGKADFIAQASDNQQNQGLILSHPYSPNAAVEVVNNEATQDDAVRKIAIAPGYDPQRVLKRYPNAEIIPFYSPRHALEALAFRKIDLFFCDGVTARYLVNQSNISNLRIRPLNSPFAVSGYSFAAMPKMQIWINVLNNVLAALPEGASIEIHRRWNGGIPLSLSERQPAFTSLESKWINEHKRIRVAVAEDNPPVAFFDESGQMRGIIADVLTALQLRTGFNFVIQRYSTQRAALESVNAGKADLVAGVTQGDIWRSDLLTTRTWLYNSWVMVGQAHHAPEAVNPGVLSLDGQSPEEWLRKQNGGQLEKIDTWRRGLNRILHGNGEMMAMPLIVANALLATKEYAALRILGSIDIDPMRFSFGASRQSWPLITILNKALINIPPEDLHALTRGGSAGSSFDSTGPRQIALSTALTVGMATAFLLLVVAGYGYRRHLRYRQKMLGIVTAQRQSRRLAQRVSREKSAFLATMSHEIRTPIGAILGMLELVMKRPGDTQQNRQSVRVAWDAAQALLLLIGNILDVSRIESGRLVLRPERASLRKLIEEPAMLFDGMAAQKGLAFVLERDADLQGNVLVDRSRFRQILVNLVGNAIKFTQSGQVTLRVQLDAREDGYLLLRIDVEDTGEGIDEATRERLFQPFAQGNTPNVAQGSGLGLYICHTLTTMMGGSLAIDSEPGRGTKVTVSLALPVMEGRQDVSDIRPASQHSRASLSVMIVDDNPVGRLVLSQQLSWLGHRVISADGSTSALEKLKDARPDAVITDCNMPGTSGFELAHIILGRYPEVAIFGATADARESVREKAREAGMRDCLFKPVTLSMLTDLLAPLKSTAPVPDVPQPEYDLPPELLEGENLPLFLSLQISVIDESLAQLRAWHNAPETALRETLHRLRGGIALLGVPTLVARCEEQEENPDSEGIHRLEAELEQLRAALQRWHDTGQHP, from the coding sequence ATGAGAATTCTTAGCGGGCTGCTGCTCTTATTCGTTGCTTATGCGGTAACAGGTGCGACGACGCAGGAGCCTCTTAAGCTTCTTTCACGCAGTATGGAAGTCATTGCCGATCCGGGGCTCAGCGCCAGCGAATGGCGCTGGGTGCGTGAACACCGCAAGATTCGCCTGGCCGTCTGGCTGCCAATGTCGCCGCCCTATGACATTACCACCGGGCTTAATGATTACGGCGGCATTAACGCCGATTTCATCGGCCTGGCAGCGGATAATCTTGGCGTCGAAATAGAGGTTATTCGCTATCAACAATACAGCGATGCACTGGACGCGTTACGCTCAGGAAAAGCGGATTTCATCGCTCAGGCCAGCGATAACCAGCAAAATCAGGGGCTGATACTGAGCCACCCCTACAGCCCCAACGCTGCTGTGGAAGTGGTGAATAACGAAGCCACGCAGGATGATGCGGTCAGAAAGATTGCTATCGCACCGGGCTACGATCCTCAGCGCGTTCTGAAGCGCTATCCGAATGCGGAAATCATACCGTTCTATTCCCCGCGCCACGCGCTTGAAGCACTCGCATTTCGAAAAATTGATCTTTTCTTTTGCGATGGCGTCACCGCCCGCTATCTGGTGAATCAGTCGAACATCAGCAACTTACGCATCCGGCCCCTTAACTCGCCCTTTGCCGTTTCCGGGTATTCCTTTGCGGCGATGCCAAAGATGCAAATTTGGATCAACGTGCTCAATAACGTGCTGGCCGCGCTGCCGGAAGGCGCAAGCATAGAGATCCACCGCCGCTGGAATGGCGGCATCCCGCTTTCACTAAGCGAACGGCAGCCGGCCTTTACCTCGCTGGAAAGTAAATGGATTAACGAACACAAACGTATACGGGTGGCGGTGGCGGAAGATAACCCGCCGGTCGCCTTTTTTGATGAAAGCGGCCAGATGCGCGGCATCATTGCCGATGTTCTGACCGCATTACAGCTGCGCACCGGGTTTAACTTTGTCATCCAGCGTTATTCCACGCAGCGGGCGGCGCTGGAGTCGGTTAATGCGGGTAAAGCGGATTTGGTTGCAGGCGTAACGCAGGGGGATATCTGGCGTTCTGATTTACTGACCACCCGCACCTGGCTCTATAACTCCTGGGTGATGGTCGGGCAGGCGCATCATGCTCCCGAGGCGGTGAACCCCGGCGTGCTCAGTCTGGACGGACAGTCGCCGGAAGAGTGGCTGCGCAAGCAAAACGGCGGCCAGCTGGAAAAAATCGACACCTGGCGACGCGGCTTAAACCGCATCCTTCACGGCAATGGCGAGATGATGGCGATGCCGCTGATTGTTGCCAACGCGCTGCTGGCAACGAAAGAGTATGCCGCGCTACGTATTCTGGGGAGTATTGACATCGATCCGATGCGATTCTCGTTCGGGGCATCGCGTCAGTCCTGGCCGTTAATCACCATTTTGAATAAAGCGCTTATCAATATTCCGCCGGAGGATCTTCACGCCCTCACCCGCGGCGGGAGCGCCGGCAGTAGCTTCGACTCGACCGGGCCAAGACAGATAGCTCTGAGCACGGCGTTAACGGTCGGCATGGCTACCGCATTTCTCCTTCTCGTCGTGGCCGGCTACGGCTATCGTCGCCACCTGCGCTACCGGCAGAAAATGCTGGGGATCGTCACCGCCCAGCGTCAGTCCAGGCGTCTTGCTCAGCGCGTCAGCCGGGAAAAGAGCGCTTTTCTGGCCACCATGAGCCATGAGATCCGCACGCCGATCGGTGCGATCCTCGGGATGCTGGAACTGGTCATGAAGCGTCCTGGCGATACGCAGCAAAACCGTCAGTCGGTGCGGGTGGCCTGGGACGCAGCCCAGGCGCTCCTGCTATTGATTGGCAATATTCTTGACGTGTCGCGCATTGAGTCAGGCCGCCTGGTGCTGCGCCCCGAGCGCGCATCTCTGCGCAAACTGATTGAGGAGCCCGCGATGCTGTTCGACGGTATGGCGGCTCAAAAAGGGCTGGCATTTGTACTGGAACGTGATGCCGATCTGCAGGGGAACGTGCTGGTCGATCGCAGCCGCTTCAGGCAAATTTTGGTCAACCTCGTTGGGAACGCGATCAAATTTACCCAAAGCGGCCAGGTAACGCTCCGCGTGCAGCTCGACGCACGCGAGGATGGCTATCTGCTGCTGCGTATAGACGTTGAAGATACCGGCGAAGGTATTGATGAAGCCACCCGGGAGCGGTTGTTCCAACCCTTTGCTCAGGGCAACACACCCAACGTCGCACAGGGGAGCGGTCTGGGTCTCTATATCTGCCACACACTGACAACAATGATGGGCGGCAGCTTAGCGATTGACAGCGAGCCCGGCCGCGGAACCAAGGTCACGGTGTCCCTTGCGCTGCCGGTCATGGAAGGGCGGCAGGATGTCTCTGATATACGGCCCGCCTCACAGCATTCCCGCGCTTCCCTGAGCGTGATGATTGTCGACGATAACCCCGTGGGCAGGCTGGTATTAAGCCAGCAGCTGAGCTGGCTCGGTCACCGCGTCATCAGCGCCGACGGCTCAACGTCGGCGCTGGAAAAGCTGAAGGACGCTCGCCCTGATGCGGTCATCACCGACTGTAATATGCCCGGCACGAGCGGATTTGAGCTGGCGCATATCATCCTGGGACGCTATCCCGAAGTGGCCATCTTTGGCGCGACCGCAGACGCGCGGGAGAGCGTGCGTGAAAAGGCCAGGGAGGCTGGAATGCGCGATTGTCTGTTCAAGCCGGTAACCCTCAGTATGCTCACCGACCTCCTGGCGCCCCTCAAAAGCACCGCTCCGGTTCCCGATGTACCGCAGCCGGAGTACGACCTGCCGCCAGAGCTGCTGGAGGGGGAAAACCTGCCCCTCTTTCTTTCGCTCCAGATTTCCGTCATTGATGAATCTCTCGCCCAGTTACGCGCATGGCACAACGCGCCGGAGACCGCTCTGCGCGAGACGCTGCACAGGCTGCGCGGTGGTATCGCGTTATTGGGCGTGCCAACGCTGGTAGCGCGCTGCGAAGAGCAGGAAGAGAATCCGGACAGCGAAGGCATTCACCGGCTGGAAGCTGAACTTGAGCAGCTTCGCGCCGCGCTACAGCGTTGGCATGATACGGGGCAACATCCTTAA
- a CDS encoding DUF1090 domain-containing protein, which produces MKKLVSVLTVVAAIGMFASASAHAAETCAAKSAALEKEIKIAQQYGNTYKVDGLKKALAEVKAHCTNASVLADAQKDVSKLEKKLAEKRGDVAEVQADLAEAKAKGDAKKIAKYQKKLAEKQADLREIQQELSQARAELAALNK; this is translated from the coding sequence ATGAAGAAATTAGTGTCCGTATTAACCGTCGTTGCCGCCATAGGGATGTTTGCTTCAGCTTCTGCACACGCCGCTGAAACCTGTGCAGCCAAAAGCGCCGCGCTGGAAAAAGAGATTAAGATTGCCCAGCAGTATGGCAATACTTACAAAGTGGACGGCCTGAAAAAAGCTCTGGCAGAGGTCAAGGCACACTGTACCAACGCAAGCGTGCTGGCTGATGCTCAGAAAGACGTGAGCAAGCTGGAGAAAAAACTGGCTGAAAAACGTGGCGACGTTGCTGAAGTTCAGGCCGATCTGGCAGAAGCTAAAGCAAAGGGTGATGCTAAGAAGATCGCCAAGTACCAGAAAAAACTGGCAGAAAAACAGGCGGATCTGCGTGAGATTCAGCAAGAGCTGAGCCAGGCTCGCGCCGAGCTGGCAGCCCTTAACAAGTAA